One genomic window of Arachis hypogaea cultivar Tifrunner chromosome 8, arahy.Tifrunner.gnm2.J5K5, whole genome shotgun sequence includes the following:
- the LOC112707628 gene encoding peptidyl-prolyl cis-trans isomerase CYP22 gives MGSSVGGSNSNNAGVEWHVRPSNPKNPIVFFDVTIGNIPAGRIKMELFADIAPKTAENFRQFCTGEYRKAGLPVGYKGSQFHRVIKDFMIQAGDFIKGDGSGCVSIYGHKFDDENFIAKHTGPGLLSMANSGANTNGCQFFITCSKCDWLDNKHVVFGRVLGDGLLVVRKIENVATGPNNRPKLACVIAECGEM, from the exons ATGGGTTCTTCAGTTGGAGGAAGCAACAGCAACAACGCAGGCGTGGAGTGGCACGTGCGCCCTTCCAACCCTAAGAACCCCATCGTTTTTTTCGATGTCACCATCGGTAACATACCTGCTGGCAGGATCAAGATGGAGCTCTTCGCTGATATTGCCCCCAAAACCGCTGAGAATTTCAG GCAGTTCTGCACTGGGGAATACAG GAAAGCAGGACTACCTGTCGGCTACAAGGGTAGTCAATTTCATAGAGTTATTAAGGATTTTATGATTCAGGCTGGTGATTTCATTAAG GGTGATGGCAGTGGATGTGTCTCTATCTATGGACACAAGTTTGATGATGAAAATTTTATTGCCAAACATACTGGCCCTGGTCTTCTTTCAATG GCAAACAGTGGAGCTAACACCAATGGTTGTCAG TTCTTCATAACTTGTTCAAAATGTGACTGGCTTGACAACAAGCATGTGGTTTTTGGG AGAGTGCTTGGAGATGGTCTTTTGGTTGTCCGGAAGATCGAGAATGTCGCAACTGGACCCAATAACCGGCCGAAATTAGCTTGTGTCATTGCTGAATGTGGTGAAATGTAA